TCGACTGCGTGAGCGGAATCATCATCGTTTCCGATGGGCGATTCTGGATGCTAATCAGACTCACCAATTGGCTGAATTCGATTCGCCGAATCTCGCCCCACGGAATGATCGCCCGGCGGCCCCAACGGATTCCGTCTCGACTCACCGTCAGTCGGCCCCAGTGGTGGAGTTCGCCCGATTCCAACTCGTCGATGATGCGTTCTGCGACCGATTCCTTCAATTCCAACAGTCGAGGCAATGCCGCTTCGATGATCGAAGAAACGGTCCATTCTTCGAGTGGGATGCGCCGTCGATCGGCCGTCTCCATCTGACATTTCAGCAAGAACGGTCGAATGGTCGTGAGATCGGTCACGCGGAAGGTGGTGACCTCCGGGTCGGTGATGGTCACCCACGGGAGCAGACCGTTCTTCCAGGCGAAACCATTCTCGAAGATGCGCAATTGCGAACGGCCAAAGCCGATGGCATAGATCCAAAAGCAAAGGCTCAGGCCGGAGAAAAAGAGAAAGAATGTCGTGGAGGATGGCTCGGGCAGGCCGCTCGAATGGTAGGTGGCAAAGCCGCCCATGATGAGGCCACAGATGCGAGCGGCCCAGAAGCGACGAGTGGCAACAATCGGGGTTTGCAGTTCCGCACCGAGTTCAGGCGTGGGAGATTCCGGCGAGCTTGCAAACCGTGTCATGTGGGAACTCGATTTGGTGCGGGGGTGGCAGGAATCTTTCGCGTGGCACAGGTGATTGAATTACACCATAATGCCCATGGTTTCTCAAGGGATGTCGCCGCATCCCGCAATTTCACGCGAGGTTCGAATCGATCCCGCGATTGACCGCAACAAGGAATCCTGACCATGGCTGACTCCGCTTTGGATGCGCTGCTGCAATCCAGCATGACCGATGGGAAATTCACCGCTGGCGAAAAGAATCAGTTGCTGCAATGGTTAGACGATCATGGGGCGACGCTTGCGGATCTGAACGGGGTCCGCAGTCGGGCGTTTGAGCTAGCGGAATCGGCCGTCGATTCGCTGGGCGCGGCGGCGGTGTTTGCGTGGCTCAAGGAAGTGGTCAAAGCCTTGGCCCAACGTCAATCGCGGCTGGAGAAACCGGGCATCTCCGCCGACCAGATTGAATCCGCGCTGTTCGTTGCGCCGGATCAGGATTGCCCGGGGGCGATTCTGCGGGCGATGCGCGATTGCCGACAATCGTTGGATATTGCCGTCTTCACTATCACCGATGACCGACTCAGCGACGGAATCCTCGACGCCAAACGGCGCGGGGTGGCGGTGCGAATCCTGACCGACAACGAAAAAATGCACGATCCCGGCTCGGATATCGCCCGATTCGAACAGGCGGGAATCCCCGTGCGCATCGATTCCACCGCGTTCCATATGCACCACAAATTTGCCATCTTCGATGACTGCCGAATTCTCACCGGCAGTTACAACTGGACTCGTGGTGCAGCCCAAAACAACGAAGAGCATTTCATTATCACCAATGATCCGACGCTCGTGACCGGGTTGCGTCGGACCTTTGACGATCTGTGGGCGAAACTCGCGTAGGAAGCTACCGAATCGCCGGTTACCGGGGAGGCGTCGTCTGCAAGCGCTGGGCGATTTCTCCCAAGGTACGCTCCAGCGAATCGATTACCACCAGCCACAGTTCGTCGGATTTTCGCAGGCGGTGCGCCAGATCAATCGCTTCCGCAAGGCTGGGCAGGGTATAGGTTTCGGTCAGGCGGCCCGGCTCGGGATTGGGCATCGTTCCACCTGCCAGAATCAGCCGATCGAACGCACCCGACACGCTGGCGGGGATTCCCGGTTTCCCGGTTGCATCGCGCCAATCGGCCAGCATTAGCAGCGAACGCGAATGGTGCGGCAGCGCCTCGATGCCAGCGATCACCAGGGGCAACACGGCGCTTTCGCAGACGATTGTGGCAGTGCCAGCGGCGGAAAGCACCCGAATCGGCACATTCGGCGCATCCAAGTTGGGCAGCGTCGCCAGGAGGCTTTCGTGCGGAATTCGCAAGACATCCGCCGTCGCCATTGCCGCCAGTCGAGTGGTTCCCGGTCCGAAGGGATAGGCGCTTGCTTGAATGAATCGCGTTCGATTCTCGCCGGTGAAGCGTGCGACACTGCCATCTTGCACGCCGTAGCCGATTCCGCCAGTCGAAACGTGGCTGCGAAGCGGTGCGGAGAGCGGCTGATCGCTGACCAAGATTCGCTTGATGGTTGAGGTGGGGATCTGATCCAGCAGTTGCCGAAGGTGGTTATCTTCGGCAGGCAGAATCACCGCACCGGTATCTTGAACCGCCCGCACCAGCACGGCACTGCACGCCAGGTCCGGTGGCGGAATTTCGGAATCGGCAAAGACAACGACATCGGCGGCATCCAGCCCGAGTCCGTGTTCCTCGATTCGTGCGGGATCGACTTCGATGACCGCAGCGGTCACTGCGGGGTTGCCGAGAATCGCGCGGGTGGCGGCCAGCGACATTCCGGCCAAGTGGGGAATCGGTTCGCCGTCCACTTGCACGCCCTGCGATCCGGCGTGGCCGACTCGGTGCCCGGCCATCCGAAGCATTTCCCGAATGGTGGCGGCTGTTCGTCCCCGCCCGGCACCGCCGCCAACCAGGACAATCGGCACCCGGCCATTCTCGCCCGGTCGATACAGCAGATCGACAATCGCCTCACCCACCGGCTGTGGGGATCCACCCGACGGCTCCAGGTGCATCCGCAGTCCTGGCCCGGCATTCACTTCGACGATTCCGCCACGCTGACTTTCCAACGATTGGGTAATGTCTCGACAGACGACATCGACGCCGGCGATATCCAACCCAACCGCCTGACTCGCTTCCACGGCGCGGCGGGCAGTCAGCGGATGCACCATTTCGGTGACATCTGTTGCGGTGCCGCCGGTGGAGAGATTGGCATTGCGGCGGATGAGGATGCGCTGCCCGGCTGCGGGGACACTTTCGGGGTTCATCCCCTG
This DNA window, taken from Tuwongella immobilis, encodes the following:
- a CDS encoding phospholipase D-like domain-containing protein, with amino-acid sequence MADSALDALLQSSMTDGKFTAGEKNQLLQWLDDHGATLADLNGVRSRAFELAESAVDSLGAAAVFAWLKEVVKALAQRQSRLEKPGISADQIESALFVAPDQDCPGAILRAMRDCRQSLDIAVFTITDDRLSDGILDAKRRGVAVRILTDNEKMHDPGSDIARFEQAGIPVRIDSTAFHMHHKFAIFDDCRILTGSYNWTRGAAQNNEEHFIITNDPTLVTGLRRTFDDLWAKLA
- a CDS encoding ATP-binding protein, whose translation is MECSQIRMLHGVNRWSRGPVLVATLHWTDSEASQVASIEQTVISPTLPQLLPASPQTLPRLIVDVALELQRISGSPVSFGETPPDFASHSAPIIVALEEERIARAALTMACDWLDAVCAGRLFPFEERLAELKALAYDIRLGPSTSAIVRAATRRGIPFRRIGTGSLVFFGHGVHQRRVCTAETGFTSAIAETIAQDKELTRELLIALGVPVPLGRPVSDAADAWRAAQEIGLPVVVKPQYGNHGRGVATNLHTQSQVERAYALAIEEGSSILVEQYLEGDDYRLLVVGGKLVAAARREPAHVIGDGQSTITQLIERVNRDPRRSDGHGTVLSIIKLDGIALQVLAEQGMNPESVPAAGQRILIRRNANLSTGGTATDVTEMVHPLTARRAVEASQAVGLDIAGVDVVCRDITQSLESQRGGIVEVNAGPGLRMHLEPSGGSPQPVGEAIVDLLYRPGENGRVPIVLVGGGAGRGRTAATIREMLRMAGHRVGHAGSQGVQVDGEPIPHLAGMSLAATRAILGNPAVTAAVIEVDPARIEEHGLGLDAADVVVFADSEIPPPDLACSAVLVRAVQDTGAVILPAEDNHLRQLLDQIPTSTIKRILVSDQPLSAPLRSHVSTGGIGYGVQDGSVARFTGENRTRFIQASAYPFGPGTTRLAAMATADVLRIPHESLLATLPNLDAPNVPIRVLSAAGTATIVCESAVLPLVIAGIEALPHHSRSLLMLADWRDATGKPGIPASVSGAFDRLILAGGTMPNPEPGRLTETYTLPSLAEAIDLAHRLRKSDELWLVVIDSLERTLGEIAQRLQTTPPR